The Electrophorus electricus isolate fEleEle1 chromosome 24, fEleEle1.pri, whole genome shotgun sequence DNA window TTCCTGAAAAGAGGGGAGTGCATGAGTGCAGATGATCAAAATCCTCGATTTCCTTGTCTGCTGCAGTGGAGCAATTTAGTAAAGCAGTAAGAAAATGACAGGTGGTTTAATCCCATCACTGCTCAAAATTCTTTTTGGAGATCTGCAAAATAAAGTCATAGAAGTGATTAAAGATTTCCTCCAAGTGCTGTGTCACATGAACCTGGAAAGGAAAAGGTGTATTTTCTTAACATACCACTTTTCTTCAAAATCTCTCCTTTCCTAGTGTGAGCCATTGCATCCAGAAACTGATCAAACAACTTTATATACTTTGCCAGGCTAGTACGCTTGTAATCTGAGGGTGGAAAACGTGTTTAgtcaacaagaaaaaaagtaatacaCTACCAGAGAAATTCTGCATAAAGAAAATATACTACAAGAAGTTTtactaatgtaaaaaaaatatttttttgcattagaTGCCAAGCTTCCTACCTCGGATTTTGCGCCGTTCAGCAGattgtgtttcattattttttataccatcctcctcttcatctgcTCTGGATTTGTCCAACTCTTCACAGAGGAGGCTATAACCAAGAGGGCCACCATGCTTTGGTTACTCGGAACTAGTAACATGGCAATTCCCTTTAAATTATCATTAATGTCCAAAATAAGCATTTCaaagtgactttttaaaaatcatggtcAACAAAGAatggtgtgtttttaaatgagcagTACTTCAGAAAGTGAGCACGTTTTAAAACGGACAATCAGCACTTGCCTTATTGTAGGCACCTCAAAAGGGTTGAACTTGTCCACGTTTCTTACATCAATTGGTACTGAAACTCGTCCTGTATGCAGAAATCACACACTATAGAATTTTCTAAATTCACAACCCGAGTGGATCCTCTCTTATacatccaaaaataaaaaactctaGAGCACAACTGGAGATCTACACACTCACTTATGAAAGCTCTCTTACCTGTTTTGGGATGGATGCTAAATGGACTCTTGAGTAAATGGTTGACTCCTTTGCTGACATTGACATCCAGGCGTGGGTAGCAGTATTGCAGCATGATCTCCTTCTCAAAGTAACCTCCCTTTTTACTGCTCATCTCCTCCAACAGAACCACGCACACATGACTATGCAGTTAATCTTCTTTACAGGTGACGATATTAAATTACCACACACTTAGCTAACAAATTCTTTAACACCAGGTTTTCCTTAGGCATCAAGTCAATAAGTGAAATTTAAGAAGCCTTTGAACGCATGAAATGTTTCTTATAGACAAGTTTACCcttttctgattcaccaggtCCGTCAGAATGCCCCAGCGATTCACTGGGTTCTTCTCATTCTGATAATGAACCAGCAGCTCCTTCCTGACATCCTCAGGGAGAAGGCTGAGCACTCTGTCCACACTCTCCTTACTGGCCAGCAGCTCCTGATCCACAATGGCGTACTTATTGAAGTAGTTCTCCACCACACCTAGTGACTGGCTGCCAAACATGGTTTATGTGACTATGACTCaaattgtaaattaaatatgGAGACTATTGGCAAGAATGGACGATTGGTGGTTTATCTAAAGAAAAGTAGGTGGTACCTAATAAAAGGATGAATAGGGTCTGACAGCACAACTTTCCGCACAGTCTCCTCGCCACCCTAAGTTCACGCACAGGGTCagttttaaaatcaaaagcCCATTGAGTTAAAACAGCGAAAACGTACAGAGGAAATGCATGTGCaggaaaaaatatttacttatttttcttCCCATtcactgaaatttaaaaaaacaaaacaagtggcTCAAAGAGGATCTTTAAGTGCATAATGTAATCACAGCTCCATGCTTCTGTGATAGTGATATGGTCCTAATGCGGAGTGAATCTCAGAGGTCCAGAAGCGAGCTTCACCTTGACTAAGCTGAGGTACTCGGCCACAGCTGAACGGGCAGTAACTGACAACTTCCTGGCGGCTTCATCACAGACCCAGCAGTGCACCCCTCTCCTGCCCGAGTATACCCACAACAGGTGCTGGAAGCCAAAATCCTCTGGGcaatggaaaagaaagaaagaaagaaaaaaaaaaaaaaccacacacatggAGCATCACACATTAGTCAGATTACTTACCTTGAGTTCAGCTTTAACACtgattattttataaatgtgagCCATAGATGTAGCGCAGGCAGATCCAGCTTCAGATCGGAGTCTTCCAGTTAACAAACATGTGCTCTGATCACTAGACCAAAGAGCGAGCCCACTGGCATGGCAGATAGGACACGCAGTTTCCCTCAAATGTCTCAACAGTGTATAGCACAAGATAGTGAAAGAGCTTGTGGTGTAATAACCGATTGCTCTAACTGAGGACATGGAGGTTCAGCCAGTATTACTACACATATATTGTGTACTCTTACCTCTCAGTGCCCGATCCAGAATACGAATCGCAATAGTCATCAGAGTCCAGCACTTAGAGCAAATATCAGCAGcactgaaaattaatttaataaataaaaacaaaccatttaaaaCACACTGTAAATGAGAAAGATAAGGTCtcaactgttaaaaaaaaaaaaaaaaaaagggtaccTGCAGCAGCTTCTGACATCATCGTAGTCAGTCATATCAATATCAAAGACCAGTTCCTTCTCCAGGGCCTGGAATGCTCCGGACTTCACCGTGTTATGCTGACTAGGCTGTCAGTCATAGATAAGCACGTTTAAATCAACACATCTCAGTCTCAAATATGCTGACTTTATAGAATACGAGAAGATAAGTTAGTCATACAGCTGTGACATATTTAAGAGGTTATGGGTCCAGTAACTAAACAGTGACATTGAATAACTGATTACCCTGTGGCTGTAGACTGCACCGATGTCAATCTTATAGGGATTCATTTTCTGTATCTCTTTCTCCAATTCGTTCTGTGTGCTGAAAGACTGGTATCTAACGTAGATGTCATCTTTGAGCGTGAAGGAGAACTCACGGTTCTGGAAGTAACTCTTGGACACTGGTAAGGAGAAGGATTATAGTGTTGAGCTATTCATCCTAATTCACTGGATGCTGCCATGCAGCCACTGTAATCGTACCTACCATGTAATGTGGTTTTCCTAATGTAAGGTGATCATCaactctttttttctgaacttGCTTTTATAGGGACTGCACAGTCCAAGCATCATTACACGACATCAGTAGAAGACAAACGGCGatcctctctcttgctttctttaaaTCAATTAGATTTACTTTTGTTCACAACAAAATGTCTGTTACCGCTACTACGAAGCACGCCGAGGGTGGGTATCAACATATCAGAAAACATTAGGCCAGCTACTTGTATTCAGAATAGGAgactataaataatatttttagctTCTTAAATCTTAGCTAGGTAGGTTAGCTGCTAATGTTAAACTAAGTTACCCGCCGCAGGTTCAAAGCAAAACTGGCATGTCCTTCCAGGTGAATGAAACAAATAAGGAGTTTTGCCTCCATTAATTACAGGCAATAACAATACCATTGCAAAGCACGATTCCTTATAACCAGACTAACCAGAGCTGGCTGGCTGTTAATGGTAGTTTGGTAACATTACATGGTTGTTTGGAGTGGGCAATATTTCTAGTCCTCCTTATTGGCCAATAAAGCACAAGTGGAAGTCAGTCAGACATCCATCTTAACAACCAAGTGTTAACCCCGTTTAGTGTCTGCCATCTCCTCCAAACCGTATTAAATCTGATAGATCGCTAGATAGCCTTAGATTAGGAATGCTTAGCGAACTAACCATCAGCCTAGGTTAACAATCCAAGACAGCTTCTCCTTCTCGCTTTGCCAAGAAATATAACTACTCACCGCCGCCGTAGGTTAGCCATCGATAATACTGTGAAAATGGGAATAATCGTCGGTAATAAAGTGGCAACAGGTCTGGTAAGCAAGCGGGATCGTAGTCGGAGGTTGGCATTGTTGAGATGGCTAACTAGTGTGATGGCACTGAAAACACCGTCACTAGCGCGCAGTGACGACCGCGGCGACCGGAGACCTGCGCGGGAAACTTTGGGAAATGACGACGTCTGTTGCTCgtgtcatgtttctttttgcattttggtGCTTTGCTGCCACCTAaagttttgtgtatgtgcaaatgtttcggttttttttttaacgttttgTATGATGACGCTTATGTAATAGATGTTTCAATGTTCCCCTTCTACTTGTGTAATGAATTCATGGACTGATATATGTttatacaaaaggaaaaataataatagcgTTTTATTATCCGTTATTAAGGATGCACAGACcccatatatgtatgtatactatTAGTTATATACCTATATAGTTATATTAGTTTTTACTGTCAATGTGAGACTTATTCCTAGTAAGAAATTGTATAATCTGAAAGCTCTGAAGAATAGTGTATCTTGCCCCGTTTAAAATGATTGCGCTTAAGCATTGTGACACCAGTACTATCGGTATCtagcaattttatttttaaccactAGAGGGTAAACTTAATCCAACAACAATCCCATCCTCCTCCAACTTCATCGGCCCCACCCTTCTCTAGTGCCCACCTGCAGTGCGGTGGTTGTAAGCATTATAGAGTGGCATCAGTGGGGATGTTTGTGTCTTAGTGagtctcatttattattatagagATGTGTCATGCATTTCCATACGGATCATTGATTACCAGAATAGGCTACTTTACACAACAGTCTCTGCCTTCTTGTATTGAGTAAAGAGGTCTGTGTACAAACTCTGGAGGCAGACCTCCTTTTCCGATCCAGACTTTTAGATCCAGTtctaaaatgtgtaattttgagGCCTAGTCCATTTGAGGCCTAGTCCTCACCTGTCTACATTCACTTATCATAAACATTCTTCCCTATTTTTCCCTATGATGCCAGTCATTTTATACCATGGTAATCCCACGTTAAGGTTGTAACAAATATGCCTATTGTTGGTAAAGTACTGTAGTGATATATAAATCTGAAAAAGATtacaggtgagtaactgcagtgtactgtagtaaatgATGTAGAGATAGTCAAAATTGTTATGAAGTACAcagggtttccagagaaactggacatttcagacagcGGTCTTTCACCACCTGTGTAGGCAAACTGCTTAAATATATATGTgcgtatgtacgtgtgtgatTAGGATTCCAGGgagattgtttgtgtgtgtgtttgtgtgtgtgtatgtgtgtgtgtgtgtgtatttgtggattTAGACACTCTTATCAACATCATCTTACAACTTCAATCATTCAGGTAGTATTAGTCCAAGGACTCCTATTATTACAGCGTTGTTCATTTGCCCAGATATTAGATTGAATCCCAGTCCCCACAGAGCAGCATTGCTGCCTCTATTAAAATAGATTCAACTCATTTTCTCATTAatctacacacaatactacacaataacaaagaaaaaaaaaacagatgtttggAATGTTTTGTACCTTTATTAAAATTAACTGAAATATTCCATTTGCATAAGTATTCAGACCCTGAGTATTTGATTAAAGCACATTTGGCAAAAAGACTCAAGACTTCTTGTGAATGAtcctacaagcttggcacaccttcCTGTTGGacgtttctcccattcttcttggcAGAATCATTCAAGCTCAGCCAGATGCATGGGAAGCATGGTTGCACAGCCATTTTTCAGGTCTTGCCAAAGATTCACTGTTAGATACAGGTCCAGATTCTGACGGGGCCACTCCTAGTCTTTCCCAGTTTTCCTTAAGTCATTCCTGTGTTTTCCTGGTTTTCTGTGGGTTGTTGTCTTGTTGAAATCTTTGCCTCAGCCTGAGACCTTGGGCATACtggaaaggttttgtttttttttttctccaggatTGCTCTATATTTTTTTGCATCCATCTTGCCCTTTATATTGAccagtctcccagttcctgttgtagaaaaaaaaaaacatctcccCAACATAATACTGCCACTGTGTCTTACTGCAGGGATGGTAATAATGAGGTGATGTTCAGTGTCTTGCTTCCTCTATACATGGTGCTAGGAACTGTGACCAAATagttcagtttttatttaatcaaatcttTCTTCTCATGGCCTGGGAAATTTCAAGAGGGTTGTTAAGTGCCTTTTAGAGAGGACTGGCTTCTGACTTTATACTCTAACATAATGGCCTGATTAGTGCTGCATTGATGGCTGTCCTTCTGTAAGGTTCTCCCATCTCCACATTGGAACTGTGGATGTCATTCATAGTGGCCACTGAGTTTATGGTGCCTCATCTGACCAAGGCCCTTCATCTCCAATTACTCAGTTTGACTATAGGCAGCTAGATCTAGAAATCTTAAGAATGATAGAGGTCACAGTGCTCTTGTGCACTTTGGTGCACAGTGGTGGTGCAGAATTTTTTCCTTCCACAGATCTGTGCCTTGACATAATCCTGTCTCACAGGTCTATTGAGAGTTCTTTCAGCATCATTTCAGCCTTGGTTTTCACTTTGACAATATAGCATTCACTTTCATATAtagcattctgtgtgtgtctctatccTGATTATGTCCAAACAATTTggtgtctctcagtgtgtgctTTCCCTGCCAGCATCATACATCCTACTACTAGGTgttggattgtctcagaggctcctttgcATCTTTGGTCTTCTCTGGTGTGATACACCCCTGCTTTGAATGACCTAGTGATTAGTGCTCGATCTtctgctgccatgattagtgcctctgtgctgttctTCAGTTCTACTTTTTCCTTTGGCAGGATGGTCTTACACCCATTTCCTCTGCTCTTTGTCAGGGGTACATACCATGGAGGACCTTAACCTGCCATgccacctcctctgcttcaatGATGACCATATCCCCCATCTCTCTAAGGGACCCCCTTATCAGCTCATGCTTAGGGGCCAGAGCTtggatgtattcatggatgtttgTCTGACATAGTGTTAGATAGTGTATCTTACACATTGGAGGTCCCTTCCTCCCTTCTTCTTTGGATGTTGGACCTTGGGTGCAGTGCCCCATGCATAGTGAggagttttctggtcttgatATCAGTGGCATCCAGCTCTTTTATATATCCTTTAAAATCGCTGAATTAGTTGGATTTGTTGAGCAGCTCTAGAGTGCTCAAAGTTTTATTCCCAGGAGTCCTGTGATAGGACTATGTATTTTGTGATCAGTATTGTTATTGACAAGGGTATATAACATGCCCCAATTATACAGTTATGGAATATAAGAGTGAAAGGGGTGATATGGCTGAAGGGGATGACTGAGAACGAGACATTTATGAAGTGGTGCTTGGTGTTCCGTTTGCCTGAACACTCTGCTCAGTCCATCTCATCTAATAAAAGTACTCCTTCACACTCTAAAAGAGGACCTCAGAGAGAGCATGTCTGGTTGAAAATGGTGAGCACAGTTCCACTACTCAATGAAGAGCTCACTCACTAATATGTACTTTGGTAAATTAACAAACATGATTTAGCAGCCCATGCTTATTTACAATGGCTATATAATGCAGCATGCTTGGTTGGGTTGAGTGCTACACACTGTATAGTTTTATGTGTGATCAAATGTCTACCAGCAGCTAATCTGATATGCCAACTCAGCCAAGATAGACATATTTAACTGTGAATGGCAGTTCTATATCTTACAGCCTTTGTATTCATTTAACCATTCTTAAAACCATTGCCAAATGCtattttttgttcagtgttctttttgttagtttgtgttttctttcctttatttattgCATCTCAAGATAGCCTgagaaaattaaactaaagCCTATGactgtaaaaatacattcaCCTTGTTTGTGGGAGAGAAAAATCAAAGCTCCAGGCTCCGTGTGCCGTGAGAGCTGAAGGGAGCATGCTTAGCACCAGCCTGTTTACTCAGCCTCAACAAAAATAGTGCGATAATGTCAGCCTTCTAACAATGGCTGTATTTGTGGGGCAAGATGGGGGTCTGGCTAAGAAGCGAGAGGTTATCTGAATGGCAGGGGCCAATGTGGCAGGGCTCCACCCCGGAGCTCCCCTCCGCCTCTGCCTTCTCCACCTCCGACCCACGAGCCTCTATTGTTCAGCCTTCCTACTCCTGTAGTGACATCCTCCGTGCGGGGGCGGAACCATCTCTTTCCTGAGTGGAAAATCCCCGAGCTACAGTCTTTCCCTTGCAAGCCCTTCCGTAGGACAAGGGATAGGGCTTCCTTCAAAACAGGTGCTGGGGCTTTTGGCCTCCCTGTTTTAGTGTAAAGTGCAATGTGTCATGTACTCCAGCtcctgtccaacacattatggAGCTTGACTTTTGCTTtgacatgttgtgtgtgtgatctactgACAGTAAATCAATAAGTTAAATATGACCAAACAGCATCAAAAAATATCACAATTGCCACAAAGACATAACTTTGAATAGGTGAAACATTAAAACTTATAGTCACAGGATATAAACAACAAAGGGGAAATGCTTTGTATTATTAGGTAATAATATTGCATCATTATAGTAGATTATGATCATTAGAGTGAGATTAAGGTGATAGGCCAaatctttatgttttagatcaagcagactttctctctcttctactGCATAGATTTTCTGAAATGCTTTCATCTCCAGGTAGAAAGCAGACTATTCCtcactgtggagagagagagagagagagagagagagagagagagagagagagagagagagagagagagagagagagagagagactgtgtataCAAACCAAAGAGGTgtccattaaatatttaatttgaccTGCTCTTCTCTTTTGAATCTGTAAAAGTAAATCTGTATTCATGCTTCAtacagctccacacacacacttagagacACTTAGGCTGTTGCTATGACTACGTTCCTATTGCCATAAGGGCATTGTCTGAcactgaaagaagaaagaatactcatgttttcatgttctctctctctctctctctctctctctctctctctctctctctctctctctctctctctctcagatgctGTATAGGCTCTGTGGGAAGTTGTGACATCCGTAAGGGCTCAGTCTGGCCTTGAGAGGTGTTGGGTAGAGTAATCCATACACAGAATGGCCCCTTAGTTATCAATGGAACCTTCACAATAGTCTGAGTCCTTTATATTCCCAGTGTCTAGAGACATATGCATCCAacagaaatatgtttttaaatgtggcaATGTTTACTATGAAAGTGTCAGCCTTATTAAAAATTCACATACTGTTAGTCAGTATATAACATTCATCTCAGTGGAACATACCAAGCTGTACACTaatattattctgtttattgttttatccaGTACAGTTTTACAAACACCgcagtgtttatttattcatggtGCGCCTGCCACACAGAATGCACTTCACCAGTTTTCTCGCCATTAGGAATGAACTCGtgttttacacaaataaaaagacTTTGATTATAATTGCTTTCTTTAGCTGTTTTTTCCTCCACAGATAGGATTCCATGCTGTTTCCCCAGATTTAGGAATTAAGCTGCTCTCAGTACATGAGTCAGATGAGATCTGTAGTAAGACAAAAATAGAGGAGGATTAGCAATACATAACAATGTCCAATATTGAGCTCCTAGATCATCCATCTACCTCACCATCATGGGCCAGGATAAAAATGTTTAGTACTACTATGAGAAGTCTTTTATATAGCTAAGCTGTCATCATGAACCCTGGCCTCGTTAATTCATTGTATGCAGACTGCTGTTGTTTTCAAACCCTATTTTCTGAACACTCATAATTTcttacaaaatgtgtttttgtggtatAGTCagttgtaaaataataaatgtagtgCTCTTCAAAGAAAGTGTCTGGATTACAAATGTGGTGTTTGAGGCTTTTATGTTTGTAGAGTGAAAAGTAGTGACATTTTTCCGCGTGTGGTGGATGGTTTTGGATAGAGATTTGACGATTTGGTTTCCATTTTAGTTTCAGTTCTTAACTATAAAaggtaatatttttaaaagcttgacAGGTTCATTAATGTGTTTGGGCCATGAAATTTCCAATTGAGAAAACATGCaacctttataaaaaaaaataggttTTCCACTGCTTTGTGCCAAATAATGTCATCATAGACAGTTGCCACGCCCATTTGTGATTGAGGGCACTTACCCACTGGCGATATACCATGACCCAATTAGTTAATTACCATCCTCTGTAAATTAACACTGTTTCACACTCAGCTAGATCCCACATGCACATAAGGTGTGGGTAAATTGTTACTGCTCTATTAGGAGAACATATATTGCTTAAAGATTTTACACTTTAAAGTATCCAGTGTGTATATGAAATAATGTAAGTCAGTCTTACAGTGTACCACAATTTCAGAAGCTCAACAGTGAGCAAGTACTTGGTCACTATGTGTGGATGAAGCAAATGAGCATGTTTCTTGAATCAAACCAAAATGAGCTCAAGTGAACCTCACCACAAAGCTGCCCATGTGACTTCCTCAACAACAAAGCCCAAAGTCACACACAAGGTTCCCCTGAACTGCTAAGCCAGTATAACATACACCCACCTCAGCctatccaccccccaccctccaggGCCTCCCCAGCCGAGACCATAATGCCATGTAGCCACAGACTGCTAATTAAACAGCCAAACATGAACATCCATCATCAACGTACCCCCAggacatcatcatcaacatgcccccgcactgtgtgtgtgtgtgtgtgtgtgtgtgtacgtatgcatgcgtgcttgtttgtgtgtgtgcaactacgagtgtgtgtgtatgtgtgtgtgtgtgtgtgtgtgtgtgtgtgtgtgtgtgttgagggaggggagagggtgcCTTTAATTTTGGGGATCTCAGAGGTGTCCCCATGGTATAGCATGAGCCTAGCGCTAGGAACAAGGGAGCTAGAAATGGGGGTAGTTGAGAGGGCCATTCTGAGAAAACACAGCACTACTGCAGAGGGTGTCTCTGTACAAGCCTGTCTAAACGTCTGCAGCATACATCGCTATGCCAGCACAGTCTGAAACATCCCTAAACAAAGATCACCAGCGCCATAACAGAATTACATGATCACCGGCTCTGCAGAGAACCAGAATGTTAATAGAGAAATTATTTCAAAGTCTGATTTGGTGCACGTTGTCTGTGttaatttatgttatttatttgacTATGTACATTCATCTTTCaagggggttgtgtgtgtatttttgtttttacctgtgtgtttgtgtgtgtgtgtgtgtatgtgtgtgtgtgtgtgtgtgtgtgtgtgtgtgtgtgcatttgtgcatgtgcagagCTTTCTGCTTCGCTGCATATACTTTAACAGATTGTTTCAGTGGGCATAGCCATGTTGACTTCAATCAGGTCTGGAGAGAGTAGTCCTTGTGATGGTTTATTAGAATTTATGAGTGCTGTCTgcttcttgttcttgtttttctgtgtttgattTTCTCATACATGTGTGTCACACCATGTAGTTTGGTTAAGGGAATTTcacatgaaggaaaaaaaacaatcacatacacagagatgaCTTTTTCACACAGCTTACAAGGCTtactcattctgtgtgtgtttgtgtgtgctaatgcatgtgtgaatgcatgtgagGTGACAGGCAGACCATTACACAGCTGCTGATCAGTAACCAGTCAACACAATTCCTTGCTATCATTTCTTATCTGGCtttttcactctcactctaaGCTCCAGGGTGAGCTGTAATAGCCTCACAGAGTTCAGGTTCATTACCAGCTAGGCTCATGAATCAGAGAGAGCacatgaaagacagagagatgaataTTTAAGGAAATTAAAGTGCTACCTTTCAATAAgattccctctctctttttcgctttctctttccctgtcttttctgctgttctttcCTGCTGATACCTTAATGCTTCTTTGACCCTCTTACCATAGGTGTGAACAAACAAGAAAGCCTAGTGATAGATCTGTTTGCTGAGTGTGAATAATGCATCTCTTCTTTAATAATATCAAAAGCGTGGGGCCTCGTTTGTTTGAAACCATTGAACATGCTTCATATTTAGTCTGAGTACTGAGTTATAGgatgtttgtgcatgttgggAAGATGAGAAGTGTTTTAGGCATCTTTCAGTAAGAGATCCACACCACAGACTGCTAGACCATGACGTGCACAGCACACAATACAGTGTGTGAGTACAAGTCAGTATTTGAGGAAGGAATTTCATATTAAGGAATGTCGTACTAACCTGATTTTCCAGgttattcattattatattaAGCACCTGATTAAACGGTTTATAAACTGTCATATTAAGCACAGGATTATCCAGAAGTAAACTTCTAACCTTACGTTATTGATGATGCTGTCATGCGACAAGCACTGGCTGTCTAACCAGATGATGTGTGCTCATCCATGTTGTTAAGGTAGCTGTATGGAACTTGGCTTCACAGTGCAAAGGATAAGTGGGCTGTTCAGTGTATGTAGctggaatggggggggggggggggcattgtgAAGTGCCCCAGGGAGTGGTTTTTTTGAGTGGAAATGTTATACTGAGAGACAAAGGCATCGAGGCCAGGGTGTTCTCTGCACAAGAGCTATCAGCCTGAAAACCCAGGGGACGTGCGGTGCTCTCAGCCTGtcagtctctttctcacacttgtggaggaggaggggactATCTATCGATCACCCGTGGTGTTGGAATCACCCTGAAGTCTGTACAAACTCCCAATAAAACTGAGTTAACAGAATAATgccaatttatttttattaagtcAAAGACCACAGCCTATCACAGGAGAAAACAGATCGActggaaataaaaacagctttgtcaataaattaaattcatacAACACGCACATGACATTTTAGGCTACAttccacacataaaacacagtaGACTTTTAACTTATTCATTTGCAGGTATTTTGGGGAGGTCTGTACAAAGATTATAATCATACAAAACTAAGATATGTACATAGAGATGAAGTATCCAAAGGGGGAAAAGGTGCATGTTAAATACACAGCTATATATTTAGTGTAGTACTTCACACAGTGACATTAGCAATAGTGTCTGAGGGACAGACTGATGAAGTCAAGTTTTGCTTTATAGACTCTTTATAGCTATTGCCTCTGCAGTAGGTTCATCCATAATGCTACAGCACGAAAAcccatcctctctctgtctccccaaCAGCCTTGAGACAAGCCTTACCCCTTTGGTTGTTGCTAGGCAACACTGTAGAATTCCGGTGCAGTGCATGTAGTATAATGCAGGAAGCTGTGCATATCAAACTCGCAAAGTCTACAGTTAGAGGCTACCCTTCTCTCCACAGTTCCAGAGAGACAAACGGAGGAGCAGGGGTGAGGTGGTGCAGGTTAAGGTTTCAACCGAATGTAAG harbors:
- the prim1 gene encoding DNA primase small subunit isoform X2; its protein translation is MPTSDYDPACLPDLLPLYYRRLFPFSQYYRWLTYGGVSKSYFQNREFSFTLKDDIYVRYQSFSTQNELEKEIQKMNPYKIDIGAVYSHRPSQHNTVKSGAFQALEKELVFDIDMTDYDDVRSCCSAADICSKCWTLMTIAIRILDRALREDFGFQHLLWVYSGRRGVHCWVCDEAARKLSVTARSAVAEYLSLVKGGEETVRKVVLSDPIHPFISQSLGVVENYFNKYAIVDQELLASKESVDRVLSLLPEDVRKELLVHYQNEKNPVNRWGILTDLVNQKRMSSKKGGYFEKEIMLQYCYPRLDVNVSKGVNHLLKSPFSIHPKTGRVSVPIDVRNVDKFNPFEVPTISLLCEELDKSRADEEEDGIKNNETQSAERRKIRDYKRTSLAKYIKLFDQFLDAMAHTRKGEILKKSDLQKEF
- the prim1 gene encoding DNA primase small subunit isoform X1; this encodes MPTSDYDPACLPDLLPLYYRRLFPFSQYYRWLTYGGVSKSYFQNREFSFTLKDDIYVRYQSFSTQNELEKEIQKMNPYKIDIGAVYSHRPSQHNTVKSGAFQALEKELVFDIDMTDYDDVRSCCSAADICSKCWTLMTIAIRILDRALREDFGFQHLLWVYSGRRGVHCWVCDEAARKLSVTARSAVAEYLSLVKGGEETVRKVVLSDPIHPFISQSLGVVENYFNKYAIVDQELLASKESVDRVLSLLPEDVRKELLVHYQNEKNPVNRWGILTDLVNQKREMSSKKGGYFEKEIMLQYCYPRLDVNVSKGVNHLLKSPFSIHPKTGRVSVPIDVRNVDKFNPFEVPTISLLCEELDKSRADEEEDGIKNNETQSAERRKIRDYKRTSLAKYIKLFDQFLDAMAHTRKGEILKKSDLQKEF